The Streptomyces sp. NBC_00236 DNA window GAAGCGGGCGGCCGCCCGTACACGTACTTCGAATCAACACCGTGCGCCGCGTGCCCGCAACCGCCGGGGACCGTCCTGCCGCCGTGATCCGAGCCGGAGCGGCGAGTCGGGGGCTGGCTCCGGACGGTCCGGCAGCCGGGGAAGGCCTCACAGCTAGATGACAATGAAAACGATTGTCGATAGCGTGTGGCGAGTCAGGCGCGAGCCCCCGGACGGGTGCTGCCGCCTGCCCGGGTCCTGAACTGCATGGCGAAGAGGGGTAGTCGTGGCACATCTGCTGATGGTCGAGAGCTGGGTCGGATCGATGAGCAGGCTTCTGCCACGGGCGATCCGGGAGGGCGGGCACGAGTTCACCTTCCTCACCCGCGACCTCCACCACTACCTGCGCGCCGCACCCGAGGGCGTCACGCACCCGCTGCTCTCGGCCCGTCACGTCCTGACGGCGGACACCAACGACGCCGACGTGCTGCTGCCGTTCGCCGAACGGGCCCACGCGTCCCTGCGGTTCGACGGAGTGATCACCTCCTGCGACTACTACCTCCCGGCTGCCGCCAGGATCGCCGCCCGGCTGAACCTGCCGGGGCCCGCCCCCGCTGCCGTGGAGAACGCCTGCCGAAAGGACCTCACCCGGCGGGTCCTCGCCGAAGCGGGCGTGCCCGGACCGCGGTTCGCCGTCTGCCGGGATCACGCGGAGGCCGTGCGGGCCGTCCGGGAGACGGGTCTGCCGCTGGTCCTCAAGCCCGTGGACCTGTGCGCCGGGATGTTCGTGCGGCGCGTGGACGACGAGACGGGCCTCGCCGAGGCCCACCGGGCGCTCATGGACTTCCCCGTCAACGCGCGGGGCCAGGCCCGCGCACCCGTGGTACTGCTCGAAGAGTTCCTGCACGGGCCCGAAGTCAGCGTGGAGACCGTGACGTTCGCCGGCCGGACCGAGGTGGTCGGCGTGACGGACAAGAGCACCGGCGGAGCACCGGCCTTCGTGGAGACCGGCCACATGTTCCCGGCGGCACTCACCGACGCGGACGACCGCGCGGCCCGGGAGACCGCCGTGCGGGCGGTCGAGGCGCTCGGTCTGGACTCCGTGGTGGCGCACACCGAGATCAAGCTGACGCCGGACGGCCCGCGTGTGGTGGAGGTCAACCCCCGCCCGGCCGGCAACCGCATCACCGAACTGGTCCGGCATGTGACCGGCATCGATCTCGCGGCAGCCTGCGTGAACGTGGCACTCGGGCGCGCACCGGACCTGCGGCCACGCGCCACCGGACTGCACAGCGCGGCCATCGCCTTCCTGGTGCCCGGCGCCGGGGGAGTGCTGGAAGGTGTCGACGGCGTCGACGAGGTGGGAGAGGCCGCCGACGTCCTTGAAGTCAGCGTCGCGCGACCCGGCACCCGGGTGGGCGTGGCGAGCAGCAACAACGAGTACCTGGGACACGTCATGGCCGGCGACGCCGACGGTCCGGGCGCCCGGGCAGGCGCCGAGGCGCTCCTCGCCCGGCTGCGCCCCCAGGTGGCGAACCGATGACCGCCCCCGCCGCCGCTTCGTACGAGGATCTCGTCGCCGGAGTCCTGGCCGGCCGCTTCGGGCCCGACCCGCGAACCCGCCACATCGCCATGGCCTTCACCACCCGCCAGTCCGTAAGACACGCCGGCCGCGGGAGCGGCTACCGCAACGAGGTGCTCAGCCTGCGACTCGACGCGGCCGTCGGCTCCTGCGCGGTCGAGCCGGGGGAGCTGCCCGCCGGGGTCGTCGACGACTGCGTCGGCGCGGATGTCGCCGCGCTGCTCGGACACCGGCTGTCCCCGGTCAGGGTCGCCGCGCTCGATACGTATCTGATGGCGGTGCTGCCCCACGGCCCCGGATCGGGCGCGCGGCCGTGGCCCCTTCCGGCCGGTGATTCGCTGGAGAGGTCCCGGGCGCGGGCACGCGCCGTCGTCGGGCTGCTCGACACCCCGCCCGGTTCCACCGTGCTCGTCGTCGGGGTGGTCAACTCCCTGCTGGAGGCGCTGCGGGAGCGCGGCCTCGCCTACGTACCGTGCGACCTGAAGGGCGGTACGACGGAGTGGGGCGAGCCCGTGCGCACCGAGGCGCCGGCCGAACTGGAGCGCTGTGACGCGATCCTGGCCTCCGGGATGACCCTGGGCAACGGGAGCTTCGAACCGCTGCGGGAACACGCCCTGCGGCAGGACAAGCCCCTCGTGGTTTTCGCCCAGACCGGCAGCGCGGTACTGCCCCGGCTCATCGGCGCCGGAGTCACCGCCGTGTCCGCGGAGCCGTACCCGTTCTTCTGGCTCGACGGCGCCGCCGGAACCGTTCACCACTACGGAGGAACCCTGTGACCGCCGCACTCCTGCGCCCCGCGGGCAACCGGGAACTCCTCGGGCTCGTCGGCGGCACCCCGCTCGCCCGCATCACCGCCGATCTGCCCTGCCCGCACCCCGGCTTCTGGGCCAAACTCGAAGGCTTCGCCGTGGGCGGGATGAAGGCGCGTGCCGCCGTGTCCATGCTGCTGGGCGCCGAGCGGCGCGGCGAACTGCGCCCAGGCGCACCGGTGGTGGAGTCCACCTCCGGAACCCTCGGCATCGGTCTCGCCTTCGCGGGCCAGGCGCTCGGCCATCCCGTCGTCCTGGTCGGCGACACCGAACTCGAACCGTCGATGCGCGGTCTCCTGCACGCCCACGGCGCCAGGCTGGAACTCGTCGGCCGTCCGGCCGCCGAGGGCGGCTGGCAGGCCGCCCGGCTGGCCCGGCTCCGTGAGCTCCTCACCGAACTGCCGGGCGCCTACTGGCCCGACCAGTACAACAACCCCGACAACACCGCCGGTTACGCGTCACTCGCCGCCGAGATCGCCGGCCGGCTCGACCATGTGGACGTCCTGGTGTGCAGCGTCGGAACCGGCGGGCACAGCGCGGGCATCGTCGGCCCGCTGCGCAGACGCTGGCCCGGACTGCGGCTGATCGGTGTCGACGCCACCGGCTCGACGATCTTCGGACAGCCGGCCCGGCCCCGCCTGATGCGCGGACTGGGCAGCAGCATCCATCCGCGCAACGTGGCCCACGAGCAGTTCGACGAGGTCCACTGGGTCGGACCGGCGGAGGCCGCGGACAGCTGTCGGCGGCTGGCCCGGGACAACTTCGTCAGTGGTGGCTGGAGCACCGGTGCCGTCGCACTCGTGGCGGCCTGGGCGGCCCGCGTCCACCCGGGCGCTGTCGTCGCGACCGTCTTCCCCGACGGGCCGCACCGCTACCTCGGCAGCATCTTCGACGACGGATTCAACGCCCTGCACGGGCTGGGCCCGGAGAACGCGGCCACCCGCCCGGTGGAGATCCGCCATCCGCAGGCCGTGGAGGCGACCGGCTGGACGCGCTGCCGCGCCGTCACGGGGCGCCGCGAGGACCGCAGGCCCGTGCGGCAGCCGGTGTCCCGTGGGCCCGCAGGAGCGACAGCGGCCCGCGTGCCCGCGGGAAGCACCCTGCCGCGCACCCGCCCGTACACCGTCCGGCTGCCGTACGAACCGGAGGAGTCCCGATGAAGGTCCGCCGGCGCACCGTCGCGCTGCGGCTGGCCGAGCCGCTGCGGATCTCCCGCTCCACCATGACCGCCCGTGACGCGGTCCGGCTGTCCATCGAGCATCAGGGGCTGCACGGCCACGGCGAGACCGTCAGCAGTGTGTACTACGGCCTCGACACCGCGGCCGTCACCCACTGGCTCGACCGGTGCGGCCACGGTCTCGCGCGGTTCCCGGACCCGGAGACGGCCCTGGAGACCCTGTCCCGGCAGGCCTCCGGCGAACCCCGAGGCACCGGCGGGCCGGTCGCGCCCGGGGCGCCCCCGGCGGTGGCGGCAGCCGTCGAGTCGGCGCTGCTCGACCTCGTCGGCAAGCGCGCCGGCGCGCCGGTGCACCGCCTCCTCGGCACGGCCGCCGCGCCTGTCGCCGCGACCGCCAGGACCATCGGGATCACCTCGCCCCGCCACGCCGGCGCCCTCGCCGCCCGGCTGGCGGGGGAGGGGTTCACCGTCCTCAAGGTCAAGGCCGGTGCGCCCGATCCGGAGGACGATGTGGCGCGCGTGCGTGCCGTGCGCGCTGCGGCCCCGCACGTACGGCTGCTCCTGGACCCCAACGGAGGCTGGAGCACCGCGGCGGCGCCCGCACTGCTCGGTCGCTTCGCCGAACTCGGCGTCGAGGCCGTCGAACAGCCTGTCGCTCCGGGCGACCCCGAGGCACTGGCCCGGCTCGCCGCACGCTCGCCGCTGCCCGTCATCGCCGACGAGGACGCCGTCGGCATCGAGGACGCCCGACGGCTCGCCGGGCGGGTCCACGGCATCAACGTCAAACTCGCCAAGTGCGGAGGCGTGAGCGCTGCCCTGCACATCGCCGCACTGATCGCCGGCAGCGGCACCGACCTCATGCTCGGCTGCCTCACCGCGAGTTCACTCGGCATCGCCCCGGCCGTGCACCTCGCGGACCGTGCCCGGTGGACCGACCTCGACGGACATCTGCTGCTCGCCCACGACCCGTGGACAGGAATCGGCGGAACCGACGGCACCGTACGGGCGAGCAGCCACCCGGGCTTGGGCGTACGCCCGCGCACACCGTTCGACGGACCCCGTTCACCCCTCGTGGCGGACGGCACCGACCGGGGACGCGACCACGCGAAAGAGGTGCGGTCGTGAGCACCTGGCGCGAGATACGCGCCCTGCCCCCGGCGGTGCGCCTCCTGCTCGTCAACCAGCTCGGGGTCAACACCGGCTTCTACCTGCTCATCCCCTACCTGGCCGTGCACCTCAGCGACGACCTCGGGATGTCCGCCGCCGTCGTCGGCACCGTGCTCGGTGTGCGCAACCTCAGCCAGCAGGGGCTGTTCGTCATCGGCGGGTCGGCCTCGGACCGGCTGGGGGCCCGTCGGGTGATCATCGCCGGTTGCGCGCTGCGGACGGCAGGTTTCGCCCTCTTCGCGCTCGGCGACGGAGTCGTGGTCCTGCTCGCGGCCTCGGTCCTCAGCGGAATGGCCGGTGCCCTGTTCAACCCCGCGGTCCGTGCCCACCTCGCCCAGGAGGCGGGGGAGCGCAGGGCCGAGGCGTTCGCGCTCTTCAACGTCTTCGCGACGACAGGAGCCCTGATCGGTCCCCTCCTCGGCAGCGCCCTGCTCCTGGTCGACTTCCGGGCGGCCGCTCTCACGGCGGCAGGCATCTTCGCCGTGCTGACCGTCGCCCAGGCCCTGGTACTGCCGCCCGGCCGGGCGGCAGTACCAGCCACGAACGGTGTCTTCGCCGACTGGCGTGAAGTGGTCGGCAACCGCCCCTTCATGGCCTTCGCCTGCGCGATGGTCTCCATGGTGGCGCTGGAGAGCCAGCTCTATCTGCTGCTTCCCGACGGCGCACGCCGGGCCACCGGTTGGGACGGTGCGGCGGGCCTGGTCTTCCTCGTGGGAACGCTCGCCGGACTCGCGTTCCAGCTCCGCATCACCCGCGCGCTGAAACGGCGGGGCAGCAGGGCGAAGTGGATCGGAGCGGGCCTCGCCCTGATGGCGGTGGCCTTCGTGCCGCCCATGCTGGTGGCGTCGGACGCCCCGCCGGACGCCGGTGTGAGCCAGACCGTGCTGCGCGCGGTCCCCGTGCTGGCAGGCGCCCTGCTGCTCCAGACCGGACTCATGGTCACCCAGCCGTTCGTGATGGAACTGATCCCCGAGTTCGGCAGGCCCGGTCTCACCGGCACGTACTTCGGGGTCTTCTACGTCGTGTCCGGCATCGCCGCAGCTCTCGGGAACGCCGCCGTCGGCTGGGCGATGGACACCGGCCAGCGCATCGGCGCCGGCTGGCTGCCCTGGGCCTGCTGTCTCGTGCTCGGTCTCGTCTCGGCGGCGGGGATCACCCGGCTGCACCGCCGCGGAGGGCTGCCCGGCCGGCCGGTCCCCGTTTCCGCCCCCGCCTGAGGAGAACCCCCATGAACGACGCCAATCTGCTCACCGACAACCCGGCGCTCTACGAGGCCCGCTTTCCGGACCCCCAGCGGCTCGCCGGACGCTGGACCGAGGACACGCTCAGGAGGTACGGGTCCGGCCCCCGCGTCCTGGACCTCGGCTGCGGTACCGGGCGCGACGCCGCGTACCTCCAGTCGCGGGGGCGCACCGTGACCGGTGCCGACCTCTCGGACGCGATGCTCCGGCACGCCTCCCGGGAGCATCCTGGGCCGGAGTATCTCCGCGCCGATCTGAGGGAGTTCGACCTGGGCGCACGGAGATTCGACGCGGTCGTGTGCCTGGACAGCGCGCTGCTGTACTGCCGGACCGCTGCCGAGACCGACACCTTCCTCGCTTCCTGCCGGCGCTGCCTGGGCCCGGGCGGCCTGTTCGTCGCGGAGATGCGCAACGGTGCGTACTTCCTCGGCCGCGGCGCGCTCTCCGAGGCCCCGGCCGTTCACACCTTCACCCATCGCGGCGTCGTCCACCGCTCCGTGACCCGGCTGCGCGTGGACCCGACGGCCCGCCTGCTCCACCGCAGCCGCACCTGGTCCACCGACGACGGAACACCTCCGGTCGAACAGCGCTCGGCCTGGCGCCTGTTGCTCCCCCGGGAACTCCGCCGGGCCCTCGTCGCGAACGGGTTCGAGGTCCTCGCGCTCCACGACGGGCCCGGGCCCCGAACCGAACCTCCCTGGCATGAGGGCGACCTGCCCGCCGGAACGACGGACGCCGACCGGCTTCATGTGATCGCCCGGCTCGCGGACGGCTGACCGGACCGGTTCCTTCCTTCCTGCCCACTCCCACCGGATCAAGGACATCCCATGCACAGCGACACACGCACCACGACAGCATCGCCCTTCCCCGGCCTGCGCCGCCGCGGCTTCCTCGCCGCCACGGGCGCCGCCGGTCTCGGCGCCCTCGCGCTGACCGGCTGCGCGGACACCTCGGGCCCCGCCCCCGACGACGCCGAAGCGGACGGCACACCCAAGCGCGGCGGCCGGCTGCGGGCCGCCTTCGCCGGAGGCGGGGCGAGCGAGACGCTGGACCCGCACCTGAGCAACCTCTTCGCCGACGCCGCCCGCGCCAAGGCTCTCTACGACAAGCTGGCCGACTACGGCGGCGACCTCTCGGCCCAGCCCCGCCTCGCCTCCTCCTGGGAACCCAACAACAACCTCGACCGGTGGAAGGTCTCCCTGCGGACGGCGCTCTTCCACGACGGGCAGCCCGTGACGGCGAAGGACGTGCTGTACAGCTACCGGCGGATCGCCGACCCCGAGCGCGCCTTCCGCGCCAGGGCGTCACTCGAACCGATCGACCTGGCGGCCAGCCGGGCCCTGGACGAGCGGACCGTCGAATTCGTCCTCAAGCGGCCGACAGCCGAATTCCCCAATGTGATGGCGGCGTTCGGCGCGTACATCGTCCCCGCCTCGGCCCGCGACGGCGACTTCGACCACCGGCCCGTCGGCAGCGGTCCCTTCCGTCTGGTGTCCTTCGCCCCCGGCCGGTCCACCGTCCTGCGGCGCAACGACGACTACTGGGACGGTGCCCCGCACCTGGACGAGCTGGAGTTCGTCGTCGCCAACGAGGAGTCCGCACGCGTCAACGCCCTGCTGGGCGGCCAGGTCGAGTATGCCCACGAGCTGAACCCGGCGACCGCCCGCGCCCATGAGAAGGGCGGCCGGATCCGGATCGTACGGCTCCGCAACAGCGCGATGCAGTCCTTCGCCATGAAGACCGACCGGCCGCCCTTCGACGACCCGCGCGTCCGCCAGGCCCTGATGCTCGTCGCCGACCGGGAAGAACTCGTCCAGGGGGCCCTCTCCGGCGCCGGGGAGGTCGGCAACGACCTGTTCGGCAAGGGGTACGAGTACTACGCCGACAGCCTGCCCCAGCGTGAACGGGACCTCGGCCGGGCGCGCAGCCTGCTGAAGCAGGCAGGTGCCGAGGACCTGCGGATCACCCTCGACACCTCACCCGTCGCCGCCGGCTTCACCGAGTCCGCCGCCGTCTTCCGCGACCAGGCGGCCGAAGCGGGCATCACGGTCGAGGTGAGGACCGGAAGCAAGGACACCTACTGGAAGGACATCCTCGACGCCGGCACCCTGTGCTGCTACCGCTCGGGCGCCATGCCCATCGAGTCGCACGTATCCCAGCGCCTGCTCACGGGCTCGACCACCAACGCGACCAAGTGGCGCCACCAGGACTTCGACGCCCTGTACCAGCAGGCCCAGTCGACACGGGACCCGAAGGAGCGCTCGGCCGTCTACGCCCGCATGCAGCGCCGCCTCCACACCGAAGGCCCCTTCCTGATCTGGGGCTTCGCCGACTGGATACTCGGCACCGCCCGCCGCGTCAGAGGCATCGAGCAGCAGGCACCCGCCAACACCCTGGACTGGGCCCGCTTCGACAGGGTGTGGCTCGCGTGAGCGCATCCATGCCGTGGGCGGCACGGCGGTTGCTGCTCGCAGGTGCGCAAACCGCGGCCGTGGTGCTGCTCGTCTTCGCCCTCACCGAGGCGCTGCCCGGCGACGCCGCCGTGGCCCTCGCCGGAGACCAGCCGGACCCGGACCGGATCGAGGCGGTGCGAGCCGCCCTGCACCTGGACCGTCCGCCCCTGGAGCGTCTGCTCGACTGGTCGGCCGGGCTGTTCCACGGCGACCTCGGGGTCTCGCTGACCTCGGGGCGGCCCGTCAGCACCTATCTGGCGGACGGGTTCGGCCCGACCCTCCTGCTCGCCGCCCCGACGGTGGTGCTGCTCGTACCCGCCGCCGTCGGCCTCGGCGTGCTCGCGGCCCGGCACGAAGGGCGCGCCGCCGACCGGATCGTCAGCGCGGTGACGCTGGGCCTGTACGCCGTTCCGGAGTTCGCCCTGGGCGTGCTGCTGGTCACGGTCTTCGCGCTCCGGCTCGGATGGCTGCCGCCGACCGCCGTCGGCTACGGCACCGATCTGCTCGCCCACCCGGCCGCGCTGGTACTTCCCGTCCTGGTCCTGCTGGCGCGCCCGGTGTGCTCGCTCGCCCGGCTGGTCCGGGCCGGCATGACCGACGCACTGACCTCGCCGTACGTCGCCCAGGCGCTCCGCTGCGGCGTGCCGGGCGTGCGGGTCCGCTACACCCATGCCCTGCCCAACGCGATCGCCCCGGCTGCCCAGCAACTGGCCCGCACGGTGGACTGGCTCCTGTGCGGGGTGGTCGTCGTGGAGGCGCTGTTCGTGATCCCCGGGCTCGGCACGGTCCTGATGAACGCCGTCGCGGAACGGGACGTCCCCGTGGTGCAGGGCCTCGCGGTCGTCTTCGGCCTGGCCACCGTCCTGCTCAACCTCGGGGCGGACCTGGTCACCCACCGCCTCGCGCCGCGCACGGGAGCGGCGGCGTGATGGCCCTCGCGCTCGCCCGCTCCCGGCGCGGACTGAAGGCGCTGGTCGTCGGGCCGGGAAACGGGCGGACCCGCACCCGTGCCGGCGGCTTCCTCCCCGGCCTGCTCATCGTCGGTGTTCCGCTCGTACTCGCCCTGGCGGGACCGCTGTTCGCCGGGGACGCCGGGCCGCGAGGGACGTCGCTCACCACCGGCGACGGGCACCGGCTCGGCACGGACTTCATCGGCCGGGACGTCGGCAGACAGGTGCTGCTGGGCGGCCGGTCGGTGGTCCTCGTCGCGCTCGCCTCGACGGCCCTCGCCTATGCGGTGGCGCTGCCGGCCGGGTTCGTCTGTGCCCTCACGCGCCGCAGGTGGGTGGAGGAGCTGCTGATGCGTCCGCTGGACGTGCTGCTCTCCGTACCGTCACTCCTGCTGATTCTGCTGGTGGCCGCCGCCGTCGCACCGGGACCGGCCGGCCTCGCCCTCCTGGTGGCACTCGTCAACATTCCGGACACGGCCAGGATCGTCCGTGCCGCAGGGGCGGAAGCCGCCTCGCGTCCGGCGGTGGAGGCGCTCCGCATGCAGGGCGAGAGCTGGGCGCGGATGGCCTTCGGCTATGTCGGCAGGTCGGTCGCCCGGACCCTCGCCGCCGACGCGGGTGTCCGTCTGACGGGGGCCCTGTACCTCGTGGCCACGGCGGCGTTCCTCGGTGTCGGAGTGGCCCCGGACGCCGCCGACTGGGCGGTGATGGTGGACCGCAACCGTGCCGGGCTGTTCGTCCAGCCGTGGGCCGTGGTGGTCCCGGCCCTGCTGATCGTCGCGCTCACCATGGGCGGAAACCTGCTCGTCGACGCGGCGCTCGCTCGCCCCGGCACGAAGGAGAAGCGCATATGAACACGGCCGCACGGCCCAGGACGGCCGACGGGACGGAACCCGTCGCCGTGATCGAGGGACTCCGGGTGGAGGCCGGCGGGCGGGCGATCGTCGACGGCGTCAGCCTGCGGGTGCTGCCCGGACGGATCATCGCTCTGCTCGGAGCGTCGGGCAGCGGCAAGACGACCACGGGACGCGCGCTGCTGGGCGAGTACCCGCCGGGCGCGCACGTGACGGGGGAGGTGCGCCTCGCGGACGGACTGATCGGATACGTCCCGCAGCACCCGGCCACCGTGCTCAACCCCGCCCGCCGCACCGGTGCCCTGCTGGGCGACATCGCCCGGCACCGGGTGGCGCACCTGCCGCGCCCCGGTCGCCGGGCGGCGGCACGCGAGCGCGTGCTCGACGCCCTCGCCCGCGCCCAGCTGCCCTCCGACGGGACCCTGCTCCGCCGCTACCCCCACCAGCTCTCCGGCGGCCAGCAGCAGCGTGTGGTCCTGGCCCAGGCGTTGCTGCTCGGCGCCCGTGCCGTGGTCGCGGACGAGCCGACCACCGGGCAGGACCCCCTGACGAAACGGCGCGTCGTGGAGCTGCTGGCCGCCTTGGCCCGGCAGGGCGTCGCCGTGGTCCTGCTCAGCCACGACGTGGACGTCGTCCGCGCCCTCGCCGACGAGGTCGTCGTCCTGTGCGACGGAAAGGCCGTCGAGGCGGGGCCCGCGGAGGAGGTCCTGCGCTCCCCGGACCATCCGTGGACCCGCGAACTCCTGGCGCCGTCACCGGACATCCGCATGCGCACGGCGCGCGCGGACACCGGCGACACCCCTGTCCTCGACGTCCGGGCCCTCACCGCGCGCCACGGCCGGACCCCGGTGCTCCACCACGCGGCTCTCACCCTGCACGCCGGAGAGAGCCTCGCCGTGGTCGGCCGCTCGGGCAGCGGCAAGACGACCCTGGCCCGCTGCCTGAGCGGCCTCCACCGGAACCACGACGGCGAACTGCTCCTGGACGGGCGCCCACTGCCACGGAGTCTGCGGGACCGCGACCGCGGGCAACTGGCCGCGGTCCAGTACGTCTTCCAGGACGCGCAGGCGGCCTTCGACGCCCACCGCCCCGTACTCGACCAGATCGCACGGACGGCCGTACGGCTGCGCGGCGTGGGCCGGGTCGCGGCGAGAGCCGAGGCAGTGGACGTACTGAGCGCACTGGACCTCCCGGCTCAGCGGGCGCTGCGTGTCCCCGGGGCGCTGTCCGGCGGCGAACTCCAGCGCGCCGCCCTGGCCCGTGCCCTGCTCGCGCGCCCGCGGGTCCTGGTCTGCGACGAGATCACCTCGGGCCTCGACACGTTCGCCCGGCGCTCCCTCCTCGGACTGCTCGCGCAGCTGCTCCGGTCCGGCGCCGTGCCCGCCCTCGTCCTGATCACCCACGACCTGGAAACGGCGGCCCTCGCCGACCGTATCGCCGTGCTGGAAGACGGTGAGATCGTCGAGGCCGGGGCGGCGCGCGACGTACTGAACGCGCCGCGCCACGCCTTCACCGCCGAACTGGCTGCCGCGGCACGGTCGATGCGGGGGAGTGACGGTGACTGACGGACCGAACCTCCGGGGGGCGGCTCACCGCGGAGCCGAGCGTGCGACACGGAACCCCGTGTCGTCGATCCGGAACGTCGGATGGCTGCGCCGCCGCACCGAGGCCCGGCAGCTCCAGTGCTCGTCGAACCAGCCACCACCGCGCAGCACCCGGTAGGTGCCGTACACCTCGGCGTCGTAGACGTCCCAGCACCACTCCCACACGTTGCCCAACGTGTCGTACAGGCCCCATGCGTTGGGCTGCCGGCCGCCCACCTCGTGCGGCCGGTCCTGCGCATTGCCGCGATGCCAGGCGATGTCGTCGAGCGGCCCGTACCGTGCCTCCGTCGTGCCGGCCCGGCACGCGTGTTCCCACTCGGCCTCGGCCGGAAGCCGGTATCCGTCGCCGGCCGGGTCCCACTCGACGCCGGCGGCATCGTCGTGGAGCCGGTAGGCGGGCGCCAGCCCCTCGCGCAGGGACAGGGCGTTGCAGAAGCGGACGGCGTCCAGCCAGGAAACGCCCTCGACGGGCAGCAGTTCGCCCTGTGCCGTACTCGGCCGCTCGCCGGTGACCTGCGCGTACTGGGCCTGGGTGACCGGGAACGCCGCGAGCCGGTACGGCGCGAGATCGACCGCCCAGCTGCGCTGCGTACGACGGTCCGACAGGGTCACCCGTCCCGGTGGGACATCGACCATGGCGAACTCGGTGCTGGTGTTCATAGGGTGGTGATCCTAACAACCGCACGCCCTGCGGATTTCATGTGAACCGGGTCAACCGCCCGTCCTTCCGAGGGGCTTGGCGGCTCAGGGCTCAGCCCGCCGAGGCTTCACGGCCGATCTGCTCGAACCTGGCTCCCATGGCCGCGGCCAGTGCCTGCGCGGCCGAAAGGGGCCGGACCATGACCATCAGGTCGTCGATCTCGCCCGCCTCGTTCATGTGGAGGAAGTCGCAGCCGGTGATCTTCCGGTCGCCCACCTTCGCCTCGAACACGAGGGCGTGGTCGCGGCCGTCCTCGCTCGCCATCTCCCGGACGTAGCGGAAGTCCGTGAAGACCTGGTCGACCGCGCGCAGGATCGCGGCGGTGAGCGCCTTGCCGGGGTAGGGCTTGAACGCCACCGGGCTGGTGAAGACGACGTCCTCGGCCAGCAGCGCCTCGACCGCGCCGAGGTCGTGCGCTTCGACGGCCTTACGGAAAGGGTGCATCCCGGCTCCATAGTCAATTAATTGAATAAGTGTCGATGAGATTAATCGCATCGATGTCTGTGTGTCCAGAGGTCGCCGGCTCCGGTCCGGGGCATGGCCGAGGGACGTCGCCCGGTATCGGTGGGAAGCGGGCCAGGGCGAAGGTCCGGCTCACCCGTCCGGGGGCACGTCCCCCCGGACGGGTGAGCCGGACGGGCGCCCGCGTACCGCTGCGGGCTGCAATGGACAGGTGACCGCGCCCCCGGACGACTGCCTCGCGCGCAACGAGTGGATCTGCGGCGCCTATCTGAGCAGCCGTCGGGACATCCTCTGGGACGCCGTGCTGCAACATCTGCAGCTGACCGCGGTCTCCGTGCTCATCGGACTCGTCATCGCGGTGCCGCTCGCCCTGGCCGCCCGCCGCTGGCGCTGGGCGGCGGGCCCGG harbors:
- a CDS encoding ABC transporter permease, producing the protein MPWAARRLLLAGAQTAAVVLLVFALTEALPGDAAVALAGDQPDPDRIEAVRAALHLDRPPLERLLDWSAGLFHGDLGVSLTSGRPVSTYLADGFGPTLLLAAPTVVLLVPAAVGLGVLAARHEGRAADRIVSAVTLGLYAVPEFALGVLLVTVFALRLGWLPPTAVGYGTDLLAHPAALVLPVLVLLARPVCSLARLVRAGMTDALTSPYVAQALRCGVPGVRVRYTHALPNAIAPAAQQLARTVDWLLCGVVVVEALFVIPGLGTVLMNAVAERDVPVVQGLAVVFGLATVLLNLGADLVTHRLAPRTGAAA
- a CDS encoding ABC transporter permease, giving the protein MALALARSRRGLKALVVGPGNGRTRTRAGGFLPGLLIVGVPLVLALAGPLFAGDAGPRGTSLTTGDGHRLGTDFIGRDVGRQVLLGGRSVVLVALASTALAYAVALPAGFVCALTRRRWVEELLMRPLDVLLSVPSLLLILLVAAAVAPGPAGLALLVALVNIPDTARIVRAAGAEAASRPAVEALRMQGESWARMAFGYVGRSVARTLAADAGVRLTGALYLVATAAFLGVGVAPDAADWAVMVDRNRAGLFVQPWAVVVPALLIVALTMGGNLLVDAALARPGTKEKRI
- a CDS encoding formylglycine-generating enzyme family protein, producing MNTSTEFAMVDVPPGRVTLSDRRTQRSWAVDLAPYRLAAFPVTQAQYAQVTGERPSTAQGELLPVEGVSWLDAVRFCNALSLREGLAPAYRLHDDAAGVEWDPAGDGYRLPAEAEWEHACRAGTTEARYGPLDDIAWHRGNAQDRPHEVGGRQPNAWGLYDTLGNVWEWCWDVYDAEVYGTYRVLRGGGWFDEHWSCRASVRRRSHPTFRIDDTGFRVARSAPR
- a CDS encoding ABC transporter ATP-binding protein; the encoded protein is MNTAARPRTADGTEPVAVIEGLRVEAGGRAIVDGVSLRVLPGRIIALLGASGSGKTTTGRALLGEYPPGAHVTGEVRLADGLIGYVPQHPATVLNPARRTGALLGDIARHRVAHLPRPGRRAAARERVLDALARAQLPSDGTLLRRYPHQLSGGQQQRVVLAQALLLGARAVVADEPTTGQDPLTKRRVVELLAALARQGVAVVLLSHDVDVVRALADEVVVLCDGKAVEAGPAEEVLRSPDHPWTRELLAPSPDIRMRTARADTGDTPVLDVRALTARHGRTPVLHHAALTLHAGESLAVVGRSGSGKTTLARCLSGLHRNHDGELLLDGRPLPRSLRDRDRGQLAAVQYVFQDAQAAFDAHRPVLDQIARTAVRLRGVGRVAARAEAVDVLSALDLPAQRALRVPGALSGGELQRAALARALLARPRVLVCDEITSGLDTFARRSLLGLLAQLLRSGAVPALVLITHDLETAALADRIAVLEDGEIVEAGAARDVLNAPRHAFTAELAAAARSMRGSDGD
- a CDS encoding ABC transporter substrate-binding protein; the encoded protein is MHSDTRTTTASPFPGLRRRGFLAATGAAGLGALALTGCADTSGPAPDDAEADGTPKRGGRLRAAFAGGGASETLDPHLSNLFADAARAKALYDKLADYGGDLSAQPRLASSWEPNNNLDRWKVSLRTALFHDGQPVTAKDVLYSYRRIADPERAFRARASLEPIDLAASRALDERTVEFVLKRPTAEFPNVMAAFGAYIVPASARDGDFDHRPVGSGPFRLVSFAPGRSTVLRRNDDYWDGAPHLDELEFVVANEESARVNALLGGQVEYAHELNPATARAHEKGGRIRIVRLRNSAMQSFAMKTDRPPFDDPRVRQALMLVADREELVQGALSGAGEVGNDLFGKGYEYYADSLPQRERDLGRARSLLKQAGAEDLRITLDTSPVAAGFTESAAVFRDQAAEAGITVEVRTGSKDTYWKDILDAGTLCCYRSGAMPIESHVSQRLLTGSTTNATKWRHQDFDALYQQAQSTRDPKERSAVYARMQRRLHTEGPFLIWGFADWILGTARRVRGIEQQAPANTLDWARFDRVWLA
- a CDS encoding nuclear transport factor 2 family protein; the protein is MHPFRKAVEAHDLGAVEALLAEDVVFTSPVAFKPYPGKALTAAILRAVDQVFTDFRYVREMASEDGRDHALVFEAKVGDRKITGCDFLHMNEAGEIDDLMVMVRPLSAAQALAAAMGARFEQIGREASAG